GTTGTGGAAACAAAGTCCTTTAACAGGTTCATCCCTCTTACTCTGGAGCGCAACCCTTTAATCGATCCCGAAGTCTGGGAAGGACTGGAGCAGGTTGGCTTTAGCCTGGGGGAAGAAACCATCCACCTTGCAAAGGTGCGCATTTTAAACGACCTTCCTTCTCCGGTGGCGGTTGGAGTACGCGTTCGGGTTCCTGAATTTTCCGAGGTTAAGGACCTCCTGCTGCCCTGCTCTCCCGATTTGGGCCTTGTCCTGGGTGTACTCCTGGGAACGGAGGAGCTAAAAGCAGGACTGCCCGAAGAACTCCGGGAGATTGCTCCCCTCTATGTGAAGGAGCAGGGGGTCTTGCCTCAGAGTGGGGTCCCTTTTGTTTTCGATTACCGCGCTATGCAGGAATACCCGCACATTGGGATCTTCGGGGGTTCAGGTTCGGGGAAATCCTTTGGAATGCGGGTTATTTTAGAGGAGCTCCTGGAAAAGAGAATCCCCGCTCTCGTTTTCGATCCCCATTATGAGATGAGCTTTGCAACTTCCTTTGAGGGGCTGGAAAAGGACTGGGGCGGGGCCTATGCCTCCCGCACGGAAATCCTGACTGTAGGGCGCGACACGGGGGTGAGCTTTGAGGACCTGAACAGCAATGAGCTCGCCTCCCTTATCCAGGCTGCAGGGGCAAATTACACGGAGGGGATGGATAACGCCCTGAAAACGATCCACCAGGAGCGGGATTCTTTCTTGAGTTTTACGCAGAAGCTGGAGGATTTGATCGGTCTGGCTGAAAGGGAGGAAGAAACGAGGGAGCGAATCAGGCGCAAGTTCGGGGAGAATTCGCGCTACGAAAAAACCCTCGAAGCAATGGCGCGGCAGGCCGGCCATCCCAGCAGCCTGCGGGGGATCCGGTGGCGTCTTTACCGTTTGGACCGGGAAGGGATCTTTCAAAAGAACATCGAACCGATCATCAACGCCCTGCAACGCCGCCGCCTCACCGTCATCCGGGGCCCCATCTGGCTCCTGGCTGTTTTCAGCGCTTATCTGGTACGGAAGTTGTACCGGCTCCGCCGGAGTTACCAGGATGCCCTCCAGCGCGGGGAGGTGCCCGGAGAAAAGTTTCCACCCTTTTTAATCGTTACAGACGAGGCCCACCATTTTGCCCCCAAGAGTTTTGAGGTCAACGCCCCGGCGCGCGGGATTTTCCGTGAAGTAGCTCAGGAAGGCCGGAAGTACGGGGTTTTTTTGATTCTGGCCACCCAGCGCCCGGCGCTCCTTGATGAAACAGTCACAGCCCAGTTGAACACGAAGATCATCTTTCGGACGGTGAGGGCTACCGATATCGGTGTGATCAGGGAAGAAACCGACATCACGCGGGAAGAGGCAGAGCGCCTCCCGTATTTAAGTTCCGGGACGGCCTTTATTTCTTCGGCTGTCGTAGGCAGAACCGTCGCGGTCAGGATTCGCTGCGCCCGGACGCGGGCTCCTCATACGGTGAACCCCTTCTCAGAACTGGAAGAGGAATTCGAGGCGGCACAGGAGGGGATCTGGCGCCTGCTTGTCCAATATTTGCCTCTGCATGCCGGGCAGGTTAATTTATATCTCCCCGACTTCGAGCGCGCCCTGGACCGGCCTGTGACCTTTAATGAGGTCTGGGAGTGGCTGGAGGAATTTACCGCAGCCGGCAGGCTCGTAAAAGAAGAGGGCCCCTTTGGCCCAACTTACGTTGCGCGGGAAAACGAGGTGTAAAATGCGTTTTTTGTTTCTTACCGACGATCATAAAAGGGGTACGAGCCCCGCAAACCGGAAAGATAATTTTCCTGCCACCTTAGCGGCGAAACTGCGCGAGGTGCTGGAAATTGCACGGGAGCGTGAGGTTGATTTTATTTTACACGGAGGAGATTTTTTTGACGTTCCGGCCCCCTCGCTCAGTGTTTGCGCTGATTTCCTGGAAATCTACCAGCAGTTCCCGGCCCCGGTTTACATTATTGCCGGAAATCACGACCTGTTCGGGCACAACCAGGATACATTGCCCCGCACGATGCTGGGTTTTGCAGCACGTTTAGGGATCGTGCATTTAGTTGGAAGGGAACCTGTCTATTTAGAAAAAAACGGGACCCGGGTTCAGTTGACGGGGCAAGGATACCATTTTGAGATGGACCGCCGGGATCCAAAAAAAGATTATGTTGTGCAGAAAAAAGACTGCGATTTTGCAATCCACCTTGTCCACGGGATGCTGCTCGACCGCGTCTGTTTCCCCGGCCCCTTTTATACTCTGGTCGAGCAGATCTGGGAAACAGAAGCCGATTTTACGCTGGTGGGCCACAACCACCTTGGTTTCCCGGACACGGAAAAAGACGGGAAATTTTTTCTCAATCCCGGGGCGCTTGCACGGCTATCAAACCATCCTGTCGAAATGGCGAGACCGGTTCAGGTGATCCTCATCGACTTTACGGGAAGTCACCCGGTTTATGAAAAGATCCGCTTAAAGAGCGCGCTCCCCGGGGACGAAGTCCTCGACCGGACCCGTTTGGAAGAAGCCGTTTTTCGGGAACAACGGCTGGCCGGTTACCTTGCCGAGGTTAAGGCAGCCGGTTCTTACCAGCGTACCGATATCCGGCTCCTGGTCGAAGAAATCGTCCAGGCCGAAAAACTCGACCCGAAGGTGAGAGAAGAAGCGCTGCGGCGCATCAGTCTGGCGGAGGAGGCGCTGGCGCGGGGGGAGGAGGAAGAATGACCTTTTTGCGCAGGGTAGTTGTAGACAATTTCCAGTCCCACGACCATACGGAACTCGACCTGGGGTCCGGTTTGAATGTGATTGTGGGGCCTTCTGATTACGGGAAATCCGCCCTGGTCAGGGCACTCCGCTGGCTGTTTTACAATGAACCGAAAGGCGCGAACTTTATTCGGGTAGGGGCGCGGACCTGTCGCGTGCTCGTGGAATTTGATGACGGGACGAAGATCCTGCGCCTCCGGGATACCAGGGGGAAGAACCGCTATGTTTTGCAGCGGCCGGATGAAGAGGAAAAAACCTTCGAGGGTTTTGGAGGCGAGATCCCGCAGGAAATCGTCCTGGCCTCAGGCCTCCGGAAGGTTTTAATCGATGAGCGCAACAGGGTTGAATTGAATTTCGGTGCCCAGCTGGAAGGCCCGTTTTTGCTGACCGAAAATGGTGCCGTCCGGGCGAAGGTAATCGGGCAACTGGGTGGCGTGCATATCCTCGACTGGGCCCAAAAATCCGTAGGAACGGACCTCAGGCGCCTGCGTGACGAGGAAAACCAGCGCGGCGCCAATCTAAAAAGTTTAGAAGAAGCACTTCAAGCCTATGATCACCTTCCCCAGTTGGAAGCGAGGATCAGGCATCTAGAGGAAGCAACCGCGAGGGCAGAGGCAATTGCGGTAACAATTGAGGTACTGGAGGAACTTCAAAATCAGTGGAACGAGCTGGAAAATGCCCTGAAGAGGGTCGAAAAAGCCCTTGAAGAGTTGGCTTTTTTGGGCGAGACTGAAGAACGGTTGCGGGAGCTTGAAGCTCTTACACAAGAGTATCAAGAGCTGGTAGCTTTAAGCGCGGAATTACAGGAAACCCGATCTCAGTTAGAGAAAATCGAGGAGATAATCGGAAAAACGGATTCTGTTTCTACCGCAGAGGCTCAGGCTGGAAAGTTAGAGGCGCTGGCCGGGCAGTTAAGCGGGCTCAGTCAGATCACCCAGGAAATTAATGCTGTTACCGCACCCTTAAACAGGGTTGCCGGAATTATCGCGCGAACCGCAATGCTGGAGCAGGTAGAGGAGAAGCTGTCCCAAATTTCAGATTCGGTCCAGGAGCTCTACCTTTACCAGGAGATGT
Above is a window of Bacillota bacterium DNA encoding:
- a CDS encoding ATP-binding protein, translated to MQVVGVTTQQYVYVASRERKFRINEVLIVEDPEHGLPRGEVVETKSFNRFIPLTLERNPLIDPEVWEGLEQVGFSLGEETIHLAKVRILNDLPSPVAVGVRVRVPEFSEVKDLLLPCSPDLGLVLGVLLGTEELKAGLPEELREIAPLYVKEQGVLPQSGVPFVFDYRAMQEYPHIGIFGGSGSGKSFGMRVILEELLEKRIPALVFDPHYEMSFATSFEGLEKDWGGAYASRTEILTVGRDTGVSFEDLNSNELASLIQAAGANYTEGMDNALKTIHQERDSFLSFTQKLEDLIGLAEREEETRERIRRKFGENSRYEKTLEAMARQAGHPSSLRGIRWRLYRLDREGIFQKNIEPIINALQRRRLTVIRGPIWLLAVFSAYLVRKLYRLRRSYQDALQRGEVPGEKFPPFLIVTDEAHHFAPKSFEVNAPARGIFREVAQEGRKYGVFLILATQRPALLDETVTAQLNTKIIFRTVRATDIGVIREETDITREEAERLPYLSSGTAFISSAVVGRTVAVRIRCARTRAPHTVNPFSELEEEFEAAQEGIWRLLVQYLPLHAGQVNLYLPDFERALDRPVTFNEVWEWLEEFTAAGRLVKEEGPFGPTYVARENEV
- a CDS encoding metallophosphoesterase family protein, which gives rise to MRFLFLTDDHKRGTSPANRKDNFPATLAAKLREVLEIAREREVDFILHGGDFFDVPAPSLSVCADFLEIYQQFPAPVYIIAGNHDLFGHNQDTLPRTMLGFAARLGIVHLVGREPVYLEKNGTRVQLTGQGYHFEMDRRDPKKDYVVQKKDCDFAIHLVHGMLLDRVCFPGPFYTLVEQIWETEADFTLVGHNHLGFPDTEKDGKFFLNPGALARLSNHPVEMARPVQVILIDFTGSHPVYEKIRLKSALPGDEVLDRTRLEEAVFREQRLAGYLAEVKAAGSYQRTDIRLLVEEIVQAEKLDPKVREEALRRISLAEEALARGEEEE
- a CDS encoding AAA family ATPase produces the protein MTFLRRVVVDNFQSHDHTELDLGSGLNVIVGPSDYGKSALVRALRWLFYNEPKGANFIRVGARTCRVLVEFDDGTKILRLRDTRGKNRYVLQRPDEEEKTFEGFGGEIPQEIVLASGLRKVLIDERNRVELNFGAQLEGPFLLTENGAVRAKVIGQLGGVHILDWAQKSVGTDLRRLRDEENQRGANLKSLEEALQAYDHLPQLEARIRHLEEATARAEAIAVTIEVLEELQNQWNELENALKRVEKALEELAFLGETEERLRELEALTQEYQELVALSAELQETRSQLEKIEEIIGKTDSVSTAEAQAGKLEALAGQLSGLSQITQEINAVTAPLNRVAGIIARTAMLEQVEEKLSQISDSVQELYLYQEMWKAWQDHGREYQGVITAVERYQMDFEKYLADFRRILVKLGKCPVCFGELTQEAVARVLAEYQ